The Pan troglodytes isolate AG18354 chromosome 17, NHGRI_mPanTro3-v2.0_pri, whole genome shotgun sequence genome includes a region encoding these proteins:
- the LOC134808710 gene encoding LOW QUALITY PROTEIN: carboxylesterase 4A-like (The sequence of the model RefSeq protein was modified relative to this genomic sequence to represent the inferred CDS: substituted 1 base at 1 genomic stop codon), translating into MPSTVLPSPLPTAGAGWSMRWILCSSLTLCLMAQTALGALHTKRPQVVTKYGTLQGKQMHVGKTPIQVFLGVPFSRPPLGILRFAPPEPPEPWKGIRDATTYPPGCLQESWGQLASMXVSTREQYKWLRFSEDCLYLNVYAPARAPGDPQLPVMVWFPGGAFIVGATSSYEGSDLAAREKVVLVFLQHRLGIFGFLSTDDSHARGNWGLLDQMAALRWVQENIAAFGGDPGNVTLFGQSAGAMSISGLMMSPLVSGLFHRAISQSGTALFRLFITRNPLKVAKKVAHLAGCNHNSTQILVNCLRALSGAKVMRVSNKMRFLQLNFHRDPEEIIWSMSPVVDGVVIPDDPLVLLIQGQVSSVPYLLGVNNLEFNWLLPYIMKFPLNRQAMRKETITKMLCSTHTLLNITKEQVPLVVEEYLDNVNEHDWKMLRNHMMDIVQDATFVYATLQTAHYHRDAGLPVYLYEFEHHARGIIVKPRTDGADHGDEMYFLFGGPFATVLSMGKEKALSLQMMKYWANFARTGNPNDGNLPCWPRYNKDEKYLQLDFTTGVGMKLKEKKMAFWMSLYQSQRPEKQRQF; encoded by the exons ATGCCATCCACAGTGTTGCCATCACCCCTGCCCACAGCAGGAGCTGGCTGGAGCATGAGGTGGATTCTGTGCTCGAGCCTCACCCTCTGCCTGATGGCGCAGACGGCCTTGG gTGCCTTGCACACCAAGAGGCCTCAAGTGGTCACCAAATATGGAACCCTGCAAGGAAAACAGATGCATGTGGGGAAGACACCCATCCAAGTCTTTTTAGGAGTCCCCTTCTCCAGACCTCCTCTAGGTATCCTCAGGTTTGCACCTCCAGAACCCCCGGAGCCCTGGAAAGGAATCAGAGATGCTACCACCTACCCGCCTGG GTGCCTGCAGGAGTCCTGGGGCCAGCTGGCCTCGATGTAGGTCAGCACGCGGGAACAGTACAAGTGGCTGCGCTTCAGCGAGGACTGTCTGTACCTGAACGTGTACGCGCCGGCGCGCGCGCCCGGGGATCCCCAGCTGCCA GTGATGGTCTGGTTCCCGGGAGGCGCCTTCATCGTGGGCGCTACTTCTTCGTACGAGGGCTCTGACTTGGCCGCCCGCGAGAAAGTGGTGCTGGTGTTTCTGCAGCACAGGCTCGGCATCTTCGGCTTCCTGAG CACGGACGACAGCCACGCACGCGGAAACTGGGGGCTGCTGGACCAGATGGCGGCTCTGCGCTGGGTGCAGGAGAACATCGCAGCCTTCGGGGGAGACCCAGGAAATGTGACCCTGTTCGGCCAGTCGGCGGGGGCCATGAGCATCTCAGGACTG ATGATGTCACCCCTAGTCTCAGGTCTCTTCCATCGGGCCATTTCCCAGAGTGGCACCGCGTTATTCAGACTTTTCATCACTCGTAACCCACTGAAAGTGGCCAAG AAGGTTGCCCACCTGGCTGGATGCAACCACAACAGCACACAGATCCTGGTAAACTGCCTGAGGGCACTATCAGGGGCCAAGGTGATGCGTGTGTCCAACAAGATG AGATTCCTCCAACTGAACTTCCACAGAGACCCTGAAGAG ATTATCTGGTCCATGAGCCCTGTGGTGGATGGTGTGGTGATCCCAGATGACCCTTTGGTGCTCCTGATCCAGGGGCAGGTTTCATCTGTGCCCTACCTTCTAGGTGTCAACAACCTGGAATTCAATTGGCTCTTGCCTTAC ATCATGAAGTTCCCGCTAAACCGGCAGGCGATGAGAAAGGAAACCATCACTAAGATGCTCTGCAGTACCCACACCCTGTTG AATATCACCAAGGAGCAGGTACCACTTGTGGTGGAGGAGTACCTGGACAATGTCAATGAGCATGACTGGAAGATGCTACGAAACCATATGATGGACATAGTTCAAGATGCCACTTTTGTATACGCCACACTGCAGACTGCTCACTACCACCGAG ATGCCGGCCTCCCTGTCTACCTGTATGAATTTGAGCACCACGCTCGTGGGATAATCGTCAAACCCCGCACTGATGGGGCAGACCATGGGGATGAGATGTACTTCCTCTTTGGGGGCCCCTTCGCCACAG TCCTTTCCATGGGTAAGGAGAAGGCACTTAGCCTCCAGATGATGAAATACTGGGCCAACTTTGCCCGCACAGG AAACCCCAATGATGGGAATCTGCCCTGCTGGCCACGCTACAACAAGGATGAAAAATATCTGCAGCTGGATTTTACCACAGGAGTGGGCATGAAGCTCAAGGAGAAGAAGAtggctttttggatgagtctgtACCAGTCTCAAAGACCTGAGAAGCAGAGGCAATTCTAA
- the LOC750120 gene encoding carboxylesterase 3-like, producing MGAANSPRGLSVLPSGPEVAQPEVDTTLGRVRGRQVGVKGTDRLVNVFLGIPFAQPPLGPNRFSAPRPAQPWEGVRDASTVPPMCLQDVESMNNSRFVLNRKQQIFSVSEDCLVLNIYSPAEAPAGAGRPVMVWVHGGALITGTATCYNGSALAAYGDVVVVTVQYRLGVLGFFSTGDEHAPGNQGFLDVVAALRWVQGNITPFGGDLNCVTIYGGSAGGSIISGLVLSPMAAGLFHRAITQSGVITTPGIIESHPWPLAQKITNTLACSSSSPAEMVQCLRQKEGEELVLSKKLKITIYPLTVDGTVFPKSPKELLKEKPFHSVPFLMGVNNHEFSWLIPRGLGLLDTMEQMSREDMLAISTPVLTSLVRQEAEGRRLILEALCFSMSSSIDPVLL from the exons ATGGGGGCTGCAAACTCACCCCGTGGCCTTTCTGTCCTTCCCTCAGGGCCCGAAGTTGCTCAGCCTGAAGTAGACACCACCCTGGGTCGTGTGCGAGGCCGGCAGGTGGGCGTGAAGGGCACAGACCGCCTTGTGAATGTCTTTCTGGGCATTCCATTTGCACAGCCGCCACTGGGGCCTAACCGGTTCTCAGCCCCACGCCCAGCACAGCCCTGGGAGGGTGTGCGGGATGCCAGCACTGTGCCCCCAAT GTGCCTACAAGACGTGGAGAGCATGAACAACAGCAGATTTGTCCTCAACAGAAAACAGCAGATCTTCTCTGTTTCAGAGGACTGCCTGGTGCTCAACATCTATAGCCCAGCTGAGGCCCCCGCAGGGGCCGGTAGGCCA GTCATGGTATGGGTCCATGGAGGCGCTCTGATAACTGGCACTGCCACCTGCTACAATGGATCAGCCCTGGCTGCCTATGGggatgtggtggtggttacaGTCCAGTACCGCCTTGGGGTCCTTGGCTTCTTCAG CACTGGAGATGAGCATGCACCTGGCAACCAGGGCTTCCTAGATGTGGTAGCTGCTTTGCGCTGGGTGCAAGGAAACATCACCCCGTTTGGGGGTGACCTCAACTGTGTCACCATCTATGGTGGATCTGCCGGTGGAAGCATCATCTCTGGCCTG GTCCTGTCCCCGATGGCTGCAGGGCTGTTCCACAGAGCCATCACACAGAGTGGGGTCATCACCACCCCAGGGATCATCGAGTCTCACCCCTGGCCCCTAGCTCAG AAAATCACAAACACCTTGGCCTGCAGCTCCAGCTCCCCGGCTGAGATGGTGCAGTGCCTTcggcagaaggaaggagaagagctgGTCCTTAGCAAGAAGCTG AAAATTACTATCTATCCTCTCACCGTTGATGGCACTGTCTTCCCCAAAAGCCCCAAGGAACTCCTGAAGGAGAAGCCCTTCCACTCTGTGCCCTTCCTCATGGGTGTCAACAACCATGAGTTCAGCTGGCTCATCCCCAGG GGCTTGGGTCTCCTGGATACAATGGAGCAGATGAGCCGGGAGGACATGCTGGCCATCTCAACACCCGTCTTGACCAGTCTGGTGAGACAAGAGGCAGAAGGAAGGAGGCTA attctggaagcCCTGTGTTTTTCTATGAGTTCCAGCATCGACCCAGTTCTTTTGTGA